The following coding sequences lie in one Mustelus asterias chromosome 8, sMusAst1.hap1.1, whole genome shotgun sequence genomic window:
- the LOC144497845 gene encoding uncharacterized protein LOC144497845 has translation MEVIYTTSAIHFSGSCELSQRASSERQTVRLPGRKSKVPQIFTFEPILQSEKPKRRKRRSLKILYPYRQVRSLPTEKDTTKRLLMLFLSIVLFQVYTTAAEDELTLPAPEQVSTFSSQAPAPSAVLSVVLLPPSAAPGAENNCSQVQPAAGH, from the exons ATGGAGGTGATTTACACTACAAGCGCTATACATTTCAGCGGGAGTTGCGAATTGAGCCAGCGGGCGAGCTCAGAGCGGCAGACTGTGAGACTCCCCGGCCGCAAGTCTAAAGTGCCCCAGATCTTCACTTTCGAACCTATCCTGCAAAGTGAGAAACCGAAAAGGCGCAAGAGACGGTCTCTGAAAATCCTCTATCCATATCGCCAG gtTAGGTCTCTTCCTACTGAGAAGGACACGACCAAGAGGCTGCTGATGTTGTTCCTCTCCATCGTCCTCTTCCAGGTGTACACCACCGCGGCTGAAGACGAGCTGACACTACCCGCTCCGGAGCAAGTCTCCACGTTCTCCAGCCAGGCTCCTGCTCCCTCTGCCGTCCTCTCGGtggtcctcctccctccctctgcggcCCCTGGTGCTGAGAACAACTGCAGCCAGGTGCAACCTGCAGCGGGACACTAA